The genomic segment gaGGGTTTCATATAAGAAAGTCTTGTGTGACTGTCTAACAAGGCTTCTTATACGAAAGCTGTATATTATCAGGTTAAACTCTTGGTATTACTAGTAATAAGAATTGGTCATCAAGGATAAAGCTCACAGAGTCATCTGTTTCAACTTGGCGGTGCACGGTTAGAGCCGAGGGCGCACATatattatgtaatttattttctcttatttATACTGAACGGAAGCCACCGTCTATTAAAGATGATACCTTTTGATAAATATaacattatatttataaattagaGAAAGCTCAATGGAGAAAGTTCTACATCTTATGATAAATATAACATTCACatcaataatttaatttattttctcaaatttattataatgtaTCTGTTTAGTTTTTTGACTTGCACATAAGATAAAAGAGCAAAGAACATGATACATTTTCGAATTTGGTTTCCCTTTATTGCTCATGATGATGTAGATGcattgaaaagaaatgaaccaaaagttaattttatggAGGGTGAGAAGCCAAATTTGTCCTATTCCTTGTAATGGTACCTCACTTGTTTGCAGATTGCTTTTGTATGAAATCTTTCACATCCTCCATGAACAAACCAGTCTCTGGCAATCCTGGATCACCATAAAAAGAGTGGATAGCATTTGGATACTCAATCAAATATGCCTCTTTCTCACACTTCTTCAACCCCTCATAGTACCTAATTTGCCAGTCGTGTAATGGATCAAGCCCTCCAACAAACACAATTGTTGCTGGAAACTTCAACCGGGAAATATCAACTGATTTTGGCCCGAAGATATTTGAGGCTGGATGGTCTCGGTCTGACCCTTGAGGCAAAAATGCGTTCCACAACCAGTCTGTACCCTTCACTGAAAGGACAGGGCCATCAACGAGTCTGATTTCGGATTCTGTTCTTTCTTCTCCACCAAAGAAAGGCTGTATTGCTATTAGTCCTATGAACTTCATGTTTCTCAACTCATACTCACAGGCTTTGACAGTCACATGATGCGCCAGGTTGCCCCCGGCACTGTCTCCGGCGATGAAACACTGGTTTAAATTGGCATACAAGGGAAAACCTTCCAAGTTGGTGTTGTTAATGTCGATGAACTTTAAGACATCAAAGCCATCTTCATATTGACAGGGATATCTATGCTCTGGGGACAACCGGTAGTTGACAGATATAATCACTGCTCCAGTTTGCTTAGAAAGCCTTCGACAAAGGTTATCACAGCCTACTGAACCTGCAGACATGTATGCAAAGCCTCCACCATGAAAGTAAACAATAACTGGCACGTTGGTGGTAGAGGTGGAGGCGGAGGGGATGTAAAGGCGGAACCAGAGGTTGCGGGTGGGATCAAccatggtatcaaagcttttgACGCCATCAAGGGGTTGTTTGGAAGGAGGAGCTTTGAAGTcaaagaagttcatgatgcAACGGTTGATGGTGCCATCAGAGCGGCGAGAGAATTTGACCCCAAAACCGATCATGGACCTGTAAAATCGCTCTTTCCAAGACACATCTGGCAATATTGAACTTGTATTCTTGGACATTTTTGTAGAGAAATTAATACAACAAAATTCTACCTTAAATACACTTTCTGTCTGTCTCTCtcgctatatatatatatagctttGAGCTTTGTATTTCTATGATGAGGTTCGGCTGAGGACAGAAACATATAAATGCAAAGAGCTTAGAGTGGAAGGTGGAGTGCTGgatcaaattatataataagcTCCCTTCAATTATGGACGTATTATTATCATTTCCACCCCATCTCCTCGAAGGCCATTTTCTGTCTTTTTCTATTTCCAGTCGAACTCGTGCATTGACAGAAGAATGCAAACAAAGGTTTTTGGTGAGTCGTCCCAatgttcttcttttgtttttctctacCTAACCAATAAACTAAACAAAGAgtgaaattttatataatttttaaatgatcATTAGTTTAAAAGATTCAATCTTTCAATTGGTAAGCCGGTTAGATTTTAACATCATAACTCACTTTATAAAAGTGTTtgatcttaaaaattttaaatcatgaatCACTCGTTGAGTTACAGAATTAATctaaaagttttcaaaagatcttgtttaaaaataaaataaaatgttataatgttatccaataatcaaataatcaaactaCTTACAATTGGTGCAAAGATAATACATAATAAATGAATACacattacttttttttattaaaactatATGGAAGGGCTGTGTTGGTGCAGCCAAGagattacttttttttttcactttttaacattaattttatcattattttttaaattttaatgtaaattacattaaaatcaaaggttttttctttaaatttggTAAAAGCACATCAAGAGCAGTAGATGACATTGTGAACATTGAAGAGATAGAGTGCCAGTCATGCATATGGATAAAATGAAAACAGAGTTAAAAAGAGTGTAGTTGAAGCCTGGAATTAAACTGCTTGAAATTGTCTGGGTTTGATCGATGTACAATCAATGCAACGCAATGCATTACAGATTTTACCAGGAGAATTGAAGCAAACGATATggagaaaattttaatatataataaaatcacAGGGTGGGAGCCCTTTCAGCAGATCCTGCAATGACTGTGAGCAAGTTGTTGCCGAAAGGATCACTGAGATGTTTTGCAAGGTTCTCGACGGGACCTTCTCCGGTGACATAAGCTTGGAAGTAGAAACCCAGCATGGCGAACATTGCCAGTCTACCATTTTTAATCTCCTTCACCTTCAGCAGTGCAGCCTGGTCGGGATCCTTGGCAAGCCCAAGTGGGTCAAATGGACCACCAGGGTGAAGCTTGTCCTCCAAATCCTATATCATAATCAGAAGACGATCAGACtcaattaaattatgaaaCCAATTTCCAACTTGGTGTTAATTAATCCCAAATGAGTATATACCAAGACATTAATGATTCTGTAATACTCAGCACCACCAACAAGAATGATCTCGGCAATGACAGCAACGACGAGATTGATAGGGATGTTCCTCCCGAAGTAGTTCAAGGTGTTACCGTCGAGGAGAAGAGCTCCAGTCTGCATGCAGCAGGCAGCAGGTCACCCAACAAATTACAGAACAATATTAATTATACTATATGATCAATTAACCAAActgaaatatatgcaaatgAATTTGAAACCTTGAACCAAACGGCTTCAGGGCCGCAGTTGGCACCAAATTTGTTGAAGGCTTCAGGGATGATGAACCCAGCAGCACCAAGCATTGCCCATCTACCGTGTATCAACTCAAATGCTTGATATCTGCACTCAAATCCCCAGCTCAACTTAGCAACAGTTAAACTAATACTGCATTATGTTTGGtaggaaagagaaaaacataCTATACAGTGCGCGAGTATGAGcttaaaaggaagaaaaacttACTTGGCAAAGTTTTCCGGCTTTCTGCTCAGACCAAAGGGATCGTATCCATAGCTACATGAACGCGTGCACATAAAAGCAGAGCAATCCATCATAACTTTAGTCATATATAAATCATACGCTACTAGTAGTAGTACTACTACTATACTACAACATTTTGCAGGAGGAGGTGGAACTCACTCTCCGGGAACTTCTCCGGTCAAGTACTCTGGGATCTCTGATCTGTCTAAGAGCCCTTCCGGCAAGAAGATCCTTCTGTCGGGACCtgataattaatataaaagtaaatgCTTGAATATTTATACATCATATACCGCAAATCAAAGCGGAGATATGAACAATTAATTTGCTTCCACTTCACTTACCGTACCACTTAGCGAGCTCTTCATCAGCTGGGGAGACAGAAGCAGTCTTTGCCTTGGGAGGTGCGGCCTTCTTCTTGGAGAAAAGCGCTACGGTCTTGAAGGATGCAGCGTTTGACGCTGTAGGAGCCGATGACCTAGCGGCAGCGGAGAAATTGAGAGGGGTTCCGAGCATTTCGGAGACGCCGAGGGAGGCAGCGGCGGTGGAAGCTGCCAATGAGGCCATCTTGGTGGTGAGTTTGGCTTACAAAGCTAGGAAGAAGTAGTGAAAGTGGTGGAGAACAATAGAGGGAGGGGAGAATGAAGATACTAGTTATAATGTAGAAGTGGTGGATGTGGACATGCCACTTAGGATTGAGGTTCACGTGTTGTGATTGGCTGGCTGTGGAACATGCGATATCTGAAGCTGGAATGTGATAGGGTGGCCTTTCTGACGTGGCAGATCATGATGCTGACGTGGAATGCTCCTGACCCCTTTGTAGATAGGCATGTATTGTGGTTCTGGATAACATTGTCCTATCACACTGATCCTCCTGTTTGTGTGGATGTGGTGAATGGCGAAAACCAACCATATTTTGCTATTATAATCAGACTGCTTCCCTCATAAATCGAAGTCTCACTCACTCtcaattgttatttttattatttattaaaaacatgcTTCCGCaatgatttatatatatatatatatatattatttttttttttgaaataaaattatggtATACACTTATATCATTCTATCCTATATTACCTTTTTAAGACTCAAATAGAAGATTTCAAATAAttctaaattaatatataacttgcaatgaaaagggatGAGAGAGTGAAGTTTTGAGCATAATGAGGGAATACTTCACCAAGTAAAGAAATGGACAATGCATAACAATTTGAAGCCTGATTCGATCCACTTGACTTAAGGATATTCAAACCCACTTCACTAAACCAGTAGAATTAACACCTTCCATCATGCATttacataaaattattatccttgttattatttttttttatgtaactCAAAAGACCCAATAGTCCTTTATGTAcccaaaataaatattaaattgtttaaaaatatgGTAAGTAAATACATAGTTTACTTATGCACCCAAAAACACATATTCAGAGAACATACACATATATAGATTGCTTATGTTCCCaaatacacatatatatatagggaACATTAAACCTTACATATACAAAAATGGTGTATAACTGTGCTAGCAGGTTAGAAGGTGAATTTCATCCATACACGCTTTTATGCAACCAAAATGAGTCCTTTTAATCACTGACATCATACATCAAAGACAACTTCAATTCATCTTCTCCACTTGTCCATTTCCCTTGAAGCTGCTACGGCTAGCTTCTTGGTATTGATCACAAGCTCATCAATAAGAGCACCAATTTCATCCCTGATGataagagagaaaggaaaattgaTAATCATGAATTCCTAAAATTCTGATTTACAAAAACTTTTGGTTTGCAAATTAAGGAGTCCTCCAATTTTATGATTAGTAtcaatgaaataatatttatatttcatttgaatttaatgttCTTTTACTTTTACCAAAGAgattattatgattttttaaaaaaatttattttgattacaTTCTGATACATGTTTCTTTTACGTCCACACCCTCCTCACAAAGATAAAATTCCCAACTTCATCCCCAGCTCCCAATTATATCCAAACCAAAGTGAAACCTCTAAACCTGTCTTCATAACCTTCAACTCCAAACtcttaaaatattcaaaaaccTGTTTCACTAACAGAGATAATAAGTTTATAAATCAACATCTTGCTCTGCTAGAAAGTAAAGTAACATAGTTATTTTCCATAATCAAAAGCATGCATTTCAATCCATCCAAAAGCTTACTAGTATTGCATTTATTGACATTTTGAGGAGACTAAGAGTTATTTGATAACATGGATCCTATAGAAATGAACAACTCAGAAAGATAAtacagaaacaaaaataaaaggaaaatctaCTCACTGCACAGGAAGATGCCGGTGGCCAAACAGCCTTCCAACGTTAGAATATGTATGATGCTCACCATAAGCGATGCCCCTCCCAACACCATAGCCAAATCCTAAACCAATCCCACATCCAGcaccaaaaccaaaaccaacTTGCAAGCCAGGAATTCCAGGACCAAAGCCCGCACCTAATAAGAAAAACCATTCAATGCTTtgccaagcaattaaaataatcatcATACGTGACATTGAAGCAAAATAATatcagaataaaaaaataaataaaactgcAGCTTTTGGTCCATGCAATCTATGAATAGGAAGCATAAAAGACTCATTGGAACATAATGGTCTTGACAAAATAACAGGAGAGGGAGAAATCTAGCAGTAAACCTAGTCTTCCAACCTTCCAAAAGCACAAACGAAAACCAGCATCTATGTCTATGACAAAATAATTGTAAAATATCTAACCTTTTCAAACTAATACAACTACTAGATTAATCAATAGGGATGTTTACTTAGACTACATCTTAGAGGTCTCTCCAAGACAAACTAAAACACGACAATTAAgaatcaaagaaaattaacacCAATTGCTTGACCTTCAGCAACAGAAATTCTTAAACAAGGGCTCTGATCAATTAGTTACACATACTATCTCAATAGCAAATCAACAAAGCAATGATCACTGGATTTGTTCATCCATTTTTTTAGGGGTTTAAAGCATGCCACTTGGTGGTTGGTACTGATTTTAAACCCTGACCCCGGGCAGAAGGAGTTCATGCAGTTAAAAATTTCAGTTCAAAGTTTATTTGTGTCAAGCATCCGCTAACTGTCGCGAATTTCAAACAAATGATCTCTTTTTCTCAACAGGAAAGCAGGAAGGATTATTTAACACAACAAAAACAGCAACGAAAAACGAAATGAGGAGACAAATTTGTGGAAAGGGTTTTGGTGGGATTGAGTAAGGAAAGAGGGGAATACCTCCAATAAGGCCGAGGCCGAGGCCGAGACCACAGCCAGCGCCGAGTCCAAAAGCAGGGCCAACCTTGCCCACATCCTGGAGTTTAAGCCGCGGGAGTTTCCAAATCAAACCCCTTTCCCCATCCTGCACCGTCGCCGCTTCTCTCCTCCGCCTCCTGCCGTTGCCGTTGCTGTTCATTTCTATTCTTCACTACCTATGGTGTTGGGGAATAGGAATCTCTGCCAGCTCTGGCCCTTTTACATTGGATTTTGGCAATTGGGCGAGTCTTTTTTTCGGGTCCAGATTTATTGGATTTGGTCATTTGGGCCATATTtcggtatttttttttatttttaaaaattaaaattaaattgaataaaataaattgcatCCTTAAGTGATATTCAAGTAATCttttatgttatattttttctccaaattctAATTTAATTGCTTGTAAATAATGTaatatcttttctttaaaagttttaattgtTTCATTTTCACATCAATTTGTTTGTCCAAGACATCTTATTACTTTTCAcattatttgtaatttttttaatataatattaaaagtaATGTTATAGACCCGGGACTCGTAACTCGGGACTGAGATTGAACGGGTCATCGTTCGACCCGGTTCTGATAACTATTCTTTATCAGCCAGAGAAATACAAatgtaaaaggaaaatatataatggAAGGGAGGGTGCTACTGCTTTTTTTCCATTGGTGTGAACAATGCTTTACAAGCTATGTATATATCCCAACATCAAACATTCATTACACATTACAGGCCTCTTCACCTTGGATATAGAGGAGGAGAGCAAAAGGAAGAAGCAGGGGAGCCTCCTAAGTCTTTTTATAATTGCAGAAAGAGAGGCTTCACAACTTACATATACATTAACTCCCTAAGTTTACGTATATTTCATATGCCACCACTGACCTAATATCCCTAACTTTCTTtcatgcaaaatatttctccCTCGGCTTTTTTACCTCATCAATTCGAAAGCAGATGGCACGTCATGCAACGGGTGACCCTTCTGGTTTCTTTCGATGATCCTCCGTGCAAGGGGAACCTGCTTCCCAACTACAAAGATGAATGCCTTACCTTTTCCTCCTGCTCCTCTGGCAGTTCGTCCAACACGGCGCACATATTCACTTGGATCACGAGGGAAGTCAAAGAGTACAACATGATCCACACCAGCAAAGTCTATTCCACGTGATGCTCTGCCATTAATTTTAGAAACATATTTTCATGAAATGGGAAGGAGAGAGATAGGCTTTCCCTTCATAAACAAGCACAGCTAATGaagtaggaaaaaaaaaaaaaaacaacagaAACACTtgatcttttattttatttggacAGTGGGAAACACTACCTATCAGTGCAAACCAAAATCAAAGATTCTCCTCCAGGATGAGATTGGGTGAATTCCTTCATGTTTACAATCCGTGTTTCTTGTGCTAGAGCAGCATGAAATGGTAGGACTCGCACATGAGTTCCTCTCCTATCAAAACGTTTTAATACATTCTCAACTTTTCTGCATGTGTCTATCTGTTAATGGAGAAGGAAAATGTCATAATAGGATGGCGTCTAAAATTAGCTAATCAAGAAGATGAA from the Theobroma cacao cultivar B97-61/B2 chromosome 8, Criollo_cocoa_genome_V2, whole genome shotgun sequence genome contains:
- the LOC18592787 gene encoding chlorophyll a-b binding protein CP26, chloroplastic, encoding MASLAASTAAASLGVSEMLGTPLNFSAAARSSAPTASNAASFKTVALFSKKKAAPPKAKTASVSPADEELAKWYGPDRRIFLPEGLLDRSEIPEYLTGEVPGDYGYDPFGLSRKPENFAKYQAFELIHGRWAMLGAAGFIIPEAFNKFGANCGPEAVWFKTGALLLDGNTLNYFGRNIPINLVVAVIAEIILVGGAEYYRIINVLDLEDKLHPGGPFDPLGLAKDPDQAALLKVKEIKNGRLAMFAMLGFYFQAYVTGEGPVENLAKHLSDPFGNNLLTVIAGSAERAPTL
- the LOC18592786 gene encoding uncharacterized protein LOC18592786: MNSNGNGRRRRREAATVQDGERGLIWKLPRLKLQDVGKVGPAFGLGAGCGLGLGLGLIGGAGFGPGIPGLQVGFGFGAGCGIGLGFGYGVGRGIAYGEHHTYSNVGRLFGHRHLPVQDEIGALIDELVINTKKLAVAASREMDKWRR
- the LOC18592788 gene encoding probable carboxylesterase 18 — translated: MSKNTSSILPDVSWKERFYRSMIGFGVKFSRRSDGTINRCIMNFFDFKAPPSKQPLDGVKSFDTMVDPTRNLWFRLYIPSASTSTTNVPVIVYFHGGGFAYMSAGSVGCDNLCRRLSKQTGAVIISVNYRLSPEHRYPCQYEDGFDVLKFIDINNTNLEGFPLYANLNQCFIAGDSAGGNLAHHVTVKACEYELRNMKFIGLIAIQPFFGGEERTESEIRLVDGPVLSVKGTDWLWNAFLPQGSDRDHPASNIFGPKSVDISRLKFPATIVFVGGLDPLHDWQIRYYEGLKKCEKEAYLIEYPNAIHSFYGDPGLPETGLFMEDVKDFIQKQSANK